The sequence CACGGTTCCGGAACGCCAGTCGCCTCGCGGGCGGTCTGCTCGGTGACCGAGAGCGGTCGGCTGATCCCGGCCGGTCGGGCTCGCCCACCGGCGGTCCCACCATCTGCACCTGCGTCGTCGTCGTCACCGGCCTCGTCGTCGACTCCACCAGTCCAGTACACGCGTCGGTATGCCGGCGGCAGATCGTTCTCGTCTAACGTCCTGTCCTCGGAGTACACGCTCGCCGTGAGCACGAACTCGACGACCTCGAGCGCCGCATCACTCATTCGATCGACGTACTCACCACACACCCTTAACGGCGTCGTCACGCGCAACGTGTGTGAATCGATCACGTGCGACTCCGGCGGAGCTGTTCGCCACTGGACAGTCGGGGTCCGTGTGGTGATCTTGAGGAATGAGGCGTCGGCGACCAGCCGGATCACGGTTGGCGATGGGAGAATACTCTCGGTGACGTGGACGATCGGCCACGAACGCTGGTGGGGGAGTGACGAATTCGAATACAGGGACCTCGGCAGGCATTCCGGCGACCACATGTCCACATTTATCCGAAATACGACTATGCTTGCCCCAGTAGTAAGCCTTATTGTGTGACGTACAGTAACACGAAGTAGCGAGGTGGTGAACACGAATCAGAAACACGATATCGATCCAGCATCCGACTAATCGTGGTCTACACCCACTGTGGCTGTGAGCCTGTGTCCATACCCGACTGAGACCGTCACCCCTGTGGCTCAGGATTTTCTGCCGACGTTTTCACGCGACCTGTGTTGTCAGTTGTCACCGTCGCTGCGTGCCGACGAGCAGTCGATTCTACCACCGATCACGACGTCCCGGCGGCGCAACGATTTTCGTCCATCGGCTCACACCTGTGAGCATGAACGTCCTAGTTGGGCTCGGTGGCACCGACGAAGCGGTCAAGACGCTTCGACAGACGATCGATCGAACCCAGGAAGTCGGAGACGACCTGACCGTCGCCGTCGTCGAACGACCCGAGGCCAAACGTTCCCAGGAAGAGATGTACGAGGAAGCCGACGAGTTACTCGAAGACGCCGGTGTCGAGGCCGAACTCGTCCGGCTCGAGGGCGATCCCGGCAGTTCCCTCGTCGACTACGCCGAGCAAGGCGAGTTCGACCAGCTGGTGATCGGCGGCGGCACCCTGAGCCCGATGGGGAAGATCCAGCTCGGGCCGCTGACCGAGTTCGTCCTGCTGAACGCCCCGACGACCGTCAAACTGGTGCGATAACGATGACGGGACCGCGAACGTATCCCGACGAAGGAGCGGGGCCGTTCCCGTCACCGCCGACGGCATCGGAGGACCGGGACGGTCGCACGATCGAGATCGAACCGATCACGGACCTCGCCGACGAGGGCCTCGAGGACGTCGTCGAGATGTACGTCGAGTTCAACCCCGAAGACCGCGCACAGGGGATCCCGCCGACCGGCGAGAGCCGCATCCGAAACTGGCTCGAGGCGATCGCCGACGCCAGTGTCAACGTCGTCGCCCGACACGACGGCGACGTCGTCGGTCACGCTATGCTCGTCCCGGACACGGACGACCCGTCGTCGATCGATGACCGTGGCGACATCGAGTGGGAACTGGCGATCTTCGTCCTGCAGGCCTATCAGCGCGCCGGCATCGGCACCCTGCTACTCGAGGGGCTGCTCGGTCACGCCGCCGAGATCGGTATCGAACGCGTCTGGCTGACCGTCGAACGCTGGAACAATCCGGCGATCGCCCTCTACGAGCGCGTCGGCTTCGAGGCCACCGGCACCGAGAGTTTCGAACAGGAGATGGCGATTCGACTCGAGTCGGCCTGACCGTCGTCCGTTTTCCGTCGAGTCGAGACTAGACGGAAAGCACCGGCTGGCTCGCGTACGCGAGCACGTACTCGGCAGCCTGCTCCAGAACGTCCGGCGAGGCGTCGGTCGTCGACTCCCGCGGGAGGACGATGAAGTCGGCGTCGACGAGATCGGCGGTGTCGAGGACGACGTTCCCCGGGTGGCGCGTCTTGATCGACGGCGAAAAGCCGTCGTCGACGGAGGAGACGAGCGGCACGTCCTCGGCTGCCGCAATCTCGCGGACGCCCGCGAAGAACTCGCGGGTGTCGGTCGCCACGTCGTCCTCCTCGAGCGTCCCCGCGTTCATCCCCTGGATCACGCCCCTGCCGAGGACGAAGAGGGCGTGAACCGACGCGTCGTAGCGGTCTGCGACCGCGACGGCGTACTCGAGGGCGGTGACGGACTCGTCGGTGCCGTCGACCGGCGCGAGGACGGTATCGACGGAAAACGGCGCGCTGTCGTCCATACTCGTCAGTGTATCGTGTGGCGCTAAAAAGGTGCTCCTCGATGGAGACGTCGTCGAGTGGAGAGACGTGCCCGACCGCGGGTGTTTAAGCCGCCGCGGGCGAAACCACCGCGTATGTTCGACACGGTCGTGGTCGCTACCGACGGCTCTGAAAGCGTCAAACGGGCCGTCGACGTCGCGCTCGACCTCGCTGGCCGGTTCGACGCCGAGGTCCACGCGCTGTCGGTCGTCGACGAGAGCGAGGTCGACGCCTCACCCGAACAGCTCCAGGACGAGCTCCGAACCGCCCTCGAGACGACCGCCGACGCCGCACTCGCGACCGTCGAGGAACGCACCGGCCAGGAGGTCGTCACGGCCGTCCGCGAAGGTCGCCCAGCCGTCGAAATCTGTGAGTACGTCCGGGAGGTCGACGCCGATCTGGTCGCGACCGGTACCCGCGGCCGTCACGGCGAGAACCGCTTGCTACTGGGCAGCGTCGCCGAACGCGTCGTTCGCACGTCGCCAGTGCCCGTCCTGACCGTTCGCCAGCTCGAGGGTGCCAGTGGTGGTACCGGGAACGGCGACTGACGGCCGGGCCAGCAGCGACGTGTTTCGAGCGGAAGCAGGTCGAGCCACCAGTATACACGGCGAACACTGGATGCCGACTGGCCAGAGACCGGGGGGTACTTCCCTCGTGGTCGCTCACGACGGTGTATGGACGACGAACTCATCGACAGCGGTGATCTCCCGCTGGCCCGCAAGTCGGTGCTGCCCGGCACCGGCTTCTTCCTGCCGGATTCACTGGACGAAAACCGCGACGACGAACTGGCGGCTGCCGCACTCGAGAGTGCCGACGTCGCCGTGATCGCCGACACGGACGCCGACGGTCTCGCCTGTGTCGCCCTGATCCGCGAGGCCTACGACGACGTGCAAGTGGTTCCCGAGCCAGACGACGAGGATGACGAGGACGGCGAGGAAATCGAGAGCGACGACGAGGCAGACCTCGAGGTTCCACCCGTCGAGGGCGAGGATCCGCTCGAGGAGCCCGAGCCGACGCCGCACTCGGTCGCCTTGCTGCCGGCCAGCCCCCACGACGTCGAGGACGCGCTGGCTCGCGTCGCCGAGTTCGGCGAGGACGGCGTCGATCTCTTCGTCTGCGACCTCGCGCCCGACCGGTACGAGTACGTCGCAGAGGAACTCGAGGCCGCACTCGAGACCGCCTCGTCGGTCGCGTGGTACGACCACCACCAGTGGGGCGACGACGTCGCGGCGGCAGTCCGCGAGGCCGGCGTCGACCTCGTCGTCGGCGACTCGGAGGAGGAGTGCTCGGCGGACGTGGTCTACCGCTCGCTCGAGTACGACTTCTCGCCGATGTACGAGGAACTGGCGACGGTCACGCGCGATCACGACCTCTGGCTCCGGGAGGACCCCCGGAGCGACGACCTGGCAGATTACGCCTACTGGACCGATCCGGCGGAGTACGTCGAGGTGGTCCGCGAGTACGGCGTCGACCTCCCCGTGTGGGTCCAGGAGTTTATCGAGGAGCGACGCATCGAGAAGCAGGCGCTTATCGAGCAGGCGATCACCCGCGCGGAGTTCCACGAGGTCGGCCAGTACACGGTCGGCGTGACATACGGCCGCTGTTCCCAGAACGAGGTCGCCGAGGCGATGCGCGAACAGGGCGCGGACGCGTCGGTGATCGTCAAACCCGCCGGTTCGGCCTCCATCCGGGGCACTGACGAGTTCGATAGCTGCCACCTGGTCGCAGGGAAGGTCAACGGCGGCGGCCACCCGAAAGCTGCGGGCTGCAAGCCGGACATCTACGACGACATGCTCGACTACGCGAACCACTGGGTGACTCGAGGTGCAGTGACCAGGCGCGTTATCCTCCGGGCCTTCGAGGAGGTCGTCGAGGCCGAACAGGCTGAGGCGGGCGAGGAGGACGTCGAAGACGACGCGGAACCGCTCGAGTCCGACGCCGAGTAACGGACAGCGAGATTCAGTCCTGCGAGAGCACGTACCGCATGACCAGTTGCAGCACGTGGACGAAGACGCCAGCGACGGCGATGTAGACGCCGATCGTCTGGAGGGCGATCGAGGCGTCGCGGCGGTCTCTGACTTCCCAGATTTCGTAGCCCAGCCGCAGGAGGAAGCCGAGGAAGATCAGGACGAAGCCCACGCTCAACAGCACCGGGAAGACGAACGAGCCGACGGCGATGACGACGATCCCACCCAGGAACGCAGCGTTGGCGAACGAGCCCCAGTGCTCGAAGGTGATCGAGCGCGCGTAGACGTACCCCGAGATGAGCGCCGTCCCGATGGCGGTGACGATCAGGGCCAGTCCGAGGATCGGCAGGTGCGTCTCCGGCGGGGCGAACGAGAGCACGCCGGCCCCGAAGATCGCGAACGCACAGACGAGGATCACCGTCCCGACGAACGCGACGCCCATATCGCCACCCTTGACCCCGCGTTCGGCGATCAACTCGCCGACGAAGATGGCCGCACCGTAGACCAGCACACCGAGGATTGGCGCGGTACCGAACAGGTAGTCGTTGACCGTCGCCAGCGGCGTCGCCACGAAGACGTACATCAGGGCGACGGTCACCGCCATCAGCCCGCTCGCACCGCCGATCACCTGCACTTCACGACTCGAGAGACCGAACCCGCGTCCGGTCTCGTGGGCCGTCTCGAACGAACTCATACCCCAGTCTTTCGCCGGCCGGCTGGAAAAGCGTTCCTCGACGGCTCGAGGGCTGCGGTTTCACTACTGTGCCTCGGACTCGAGGCCCAACTGGGCCCCAACAGCTTTCGGCTCGCGCTCGAGACGACCTGACGAGCGATGGCGTTGCTGGACGAGCTATCGGGCTACGAGTTCGAGGACCTGATGGAGGACGTGTTCCGGCGGCTGGGGTACCAGAACGTCCGCCAGTCGGGAAAGAGCGCAGACGAGGGCCGGGACATCCTGATGGAGGAGGTGGTCGACGGCGAGCCGCGGGCGGTCGTCGTCGAGTGCAAACACACCGACACGGTGAGCCGACCCGTCGTGCAGAAACTCCACTCGGCGGTCGCAACGTACGACTTCGACGGCCCCAAACGTGGGATGGTCGTCACGACGGGCCGGTTCACCGATCCCGCACGCGAGTACGCCGAGAGCCTGGGGACGCGAACCGAGGGCGGAATCGAACTCCTCGACGGGACCGACCTTCGCGAGATCGGCGAGGCCATCGGGATGGACCTCTACAACGGCCGGATCGAAATCCTCTGTGCAGAGGCCCTCGAGCCCACCCACCCTACCGAGGGCCGAACTGCACCCCTCCTCGAGACCGTCGGCGAGGTCGACAACCTCGAGCCCGACGCAATTTCGGACCCCGAGACCGCACTGGCACTCGAGCCGACAGTGACCGTCAGCGCACGGACCAGCGCGACGTTCGAGACGAGCGTCGGCGTGATCCACACGCTCGACGAGCGGAACGACCTCGTCGTCCACGCCGACCGCGACGGCCCGCGAGTCGCGAGTAGGGCGCTCCAGCGACTCGTGGCCAGCCCATCCGCTTCCCGGGTGGACCTCGAGTCGGCCGATCTCGAGGCGGAGTTCGACGCGCTCGAGCGGGAACGCTTCGACCGCACCGAGACCGAGTACCGCGAGTGGGCCGTCGACAAGCTGCGGGCGATCCACACCACGACGGTCCACTACACCGGGAAGAACAACGTCGACTACGAGAGGACCTGCACCCCGAACAGGTCGGACGTCCTCGTCCAGGCGATCGATCCCGTCTACGTCCCGCACGTCCGGTCGACCCTCCCGCTCGGCGAGTACGAGTACGCCTACGACTACTACGCCGCCGGCCCGTCGCGGGCGACGACCCGGAACGACCTGCAGGCTTGCGTCCACTGCGACGCCGCAGGCGGCGACCGGACCTACACCTACTGCGCCAACTGTGGCAGCATCAACTGCGACAGCCACGTCCGCACCGAGCGACTCGAGGGCGAGCCCGTCTGTACCGGCTGTGCAGTCACCGAACGGTTCGCGCTCAAGACGAAGTACTTCTACGACGAACAGAATCTCGAGGCGTTCCGCGCCGAGTACCACGAGATGGCGATCCACGAGAAAGCGATGGAGAACCGGGCGCTGGCGATCGGGGCCGGCGTCGTGCTCGTACTCGTGGCCGTGCTCTTTGTACTGATACTGCTCGGTGGCGTGCTTGCGGTCCTGTGAGGATCGTGCAGGGACCTACTGAAAGGACCTGATGACGAGGAACAATCCGATCAGCACGTAGCACAGGTACACTCCGAGTGCGAGCGCCCAGAGACGAACCACGGCTCGAGCCCACCGGTACGGTTCGGGGACGAACTCCTGTGCTCCCAATAGCACCAGTAGAACCCCCACGACTGAAACGAGGATCCCGGCAGCCCCAGTGTCGGTCTGAATCGTGACCAGCGTGTACAGCAAGAAACCGCCACCAGCGTAACACAGTCGCACTGCCGTCGCTCTAGATACCAGGGGACCGACAGCGTACGCACGGAGCGACGATAGTATCGATGCGTACTGTCCACCAGCTGACGACATACGTCCAGTTAGTGTGTACGGTCGGTTAATTGTTCGGTATACCGTCACATAGATGTACTGGGGGAGCACCCGTGAACGCTGTATCCCCTCCCTGCTCGCGCCTTCGGCGCTCGCTGAGGAAGGGGCATAGCGCCTATTTTCGGGTAATGGATACTCACGCGACCTGCGTCGCGAACGACCGCGCGAACCGCTCGACGTCCTCCCAATCGGTGTACTCGTAATCCCTCGAGGTGTCGGTGTCCTTCCCCGCCCTGCCGGCGATGAAGCGCATCAGGAGCCGTTTGAGGCGACTGTACTGGCTGTACGCCAGCGCCCCGGGAATCGTGGCCGTTTCGTCAGGGTTCCAGTCGGTACTCTCGAGAAACTCTTCGAGTACCTCCCGGGCCGGCGCTCGATCCTCGGGGTCGTCGTAGGCGGCCGTCAGGCTCACTGAGAAGAACGCCGAGGGGACCGCCTCGAGCGCGCTCCGGTTGGCCCGGACGAACCGCGTCGCCGATCGCTGGTGGGAGCCCGCGTGAACGGACGCGCCGAGGATCACGCCGTCGAATTCGCCGACGTCGAGCGAGGGCAACGGTTCCGAGACGTCCGCGAGCGTCACGTGAGCCCCGGCAGACGAGAGAACGTCCGCCATCCGGCGTGCGATCCGTTCGGTCTGGCCCTCGCTCGAGGCGTAACAGACGAGGAGGTTCGGTGTGGTGTCGGTATCGGTCTCGAGCGTCGACATACTGCACGGACGCCGTCCAGACCTATGAAACAGTGGTGTCGGCGGTGCTGGCGTCGCTCGCGACCGGCAGGGGGGCAGGGCCTCGAGCGCATGGGACGGGCGTGACCGCGAGCGCTCGCCGCGTCACCCGGACCGGTCGGCGAGCCACGCCTCGATGTCGTCTGCCAGCGCGCCCCGACGGTGGATTTCACCGGACGCGACCTCGACGACGGTGCTCTCGGTGCCGGGCGTCTCGCCCCCGTCGAGGACGACCGCTGCGTCCCGGACCGTCTCGCTCACGTCCCCGACCTGGCGGGCACTCGGCTCGCCGCTGACGTTCGCGCTCGTGGCCGTGATCGGCCGCGCCGCGCGCTCGAGTAACTCGATCGCCGGTTCCCAGTCGGGGACCCGAACACCCACCCGGTTGCGCCCCGCGGTGAGTACGTCGGGGATCGACTCCTGGCGCTCACAGAGCAGCGTCACCGGCCCCGGAAGAAATTCGTCGGCGAAGGCCCGCTCGCGCTCGCTGGCCCGGACGTAACCCGCCTCGAGTGCTCGTTCGAACCGCGGAACGGCGAAGGAGACGGGCTTCGATCGGTCCCGTCTCTTGACCGCGAAGACGCGCTCGACGGCATCGGAGTCGAGTGCGTCCGCACCCAGCCCGTAGACGGTTTCAGTGGGGTAGACCACCAGTCCTCCCGCACGGATCGCGTCGGCGGCCCGCTCGAGTGCGTCGTCGTCCATACGCGTTGGTCGCGCCGTGACGAGCAAAAACGTACCGTCACGGCTCGAACTCGAAGCGACCTCTAGCTTGCGGCCATCTCGCGGCAGGTCTCGGCGCACTTCGGGAGGATCTCCGCACAGGCCTGACAGTGGTCGTGGTCGTGCTGGGCGCACTCCTCGGCACACTCCTCACAGAGGTCCGCACAGAGGTCCGCGAGTTCGCGATGATAGCCCGATTCGCGGGCCATCCACCGGGCGTGCAACGCCGCGACGTCGGCGACGTCCCGACAGAGCCGAATACAGCGAGCCATCTCCTCGCCTTCGTCGACGCAGGCGTCTGCACACCACTCACAGACCTGTACCGCCTCGAGGCAGTTGTCCATACAGTCGTCCATCAGGTCGTCTGCGTGCTCGAGCTCTTGGAGCGCCATCGCTCGAGTCGCCATCGAACGTGGCAATCAAGCTACGGTGGGCGCGTGCAAGCGGAACGGCCATCCGACGACTCGTCAGACCCGTCGGCTGTCGTTCGACGACAGTTACCACCGATCGTCCGTACCGTCGGCGTCGGCGGCCCGCGATTCACGGTCCGGACTTGCCGCCCAGCCGCTCGAGTCGTCGGCCACGTCACCGTCTCGCTCGCGAGGGAGCAACTCGGGGTCGTCGACCGGTTCGGCGCGCAGGCGCTCGAGGTCGGTCGGTTCCGGGTCGTCGCCTCGCGGATCGTCGTCCCGGGTGGCGACCGGCGAATCGCGATCGGCGCCCTCGTCTCGGTCCGCGACGCCGGGAATCTCGACGCGCTGGAGTGCCGACCGGACGACGTCGGCCGGATCGACGCCCTCGACGGTCGCCTCGGTCGTCGCCACGAGCCGGTGGGTCATCGTCGGCCCGGCGAGGCGTTTGACGTCGATCGGGGCGACGTACTCGCGGCCGTCGATCACCGCGGCAGCGCGAGCAGCCTCGAAGACCCGCTGGACGCCGCGCGGGGAGACGCCGACCTCGAGGCGGTCGTCTTCGCGGGTCGCCCGCGCGAGGTCGACGATGTACTCCCGGATCGGCTCGGAGACGGTGACACTCTCCGTGACGCCCTGGAGCACCTGGACCGTCTCCGGCGTGACGATCGGGTCGACACTCGGCGCGAGGGTGCGCCGGTTCGCCCGGCGCTCGAGCAGCCCGAGTTCGCCATCGCGGTCCGGGTAGCCCAGTGAGGTCTTCACACTGAATCGATCCCGCTGGGCCTCCGGCAAACGGAAGGTTCCCTCCTGTTCGATCGGGTTCTGGGTAGCGATGACGACGAACGGCTCCGGCAAGTCGTAGGTCGTCCCGTCGACGCTGACCTGGCGTTCCTCCATGGCCTCGAGCAGCGCGGCCTGGGTCTTCGGCGGCGCGCGATTGATCTCGTCGGCCAGCACCACGTTCGTGAACACCGGCCCTTCGGCGAACCGGAACTCGCCGTCGTGTTCGTCGTAGACCATCGACCCCGTCACGTCCGAGGGGAGGAGGTCGGGCGTAAACTGAATGCGCGTGAACTCGAGGCCCATCGCTTCTGCGAGGGCTCGCGCGGTAACCGTCTTGCCCGTCCCTGGGACATCCTCGAGGAGAACGTGGCCGCGAGCGAGAATAGCGGCGAGAATCGGGTAGAGAACGTCGTGATCGACGACGACGGCCTCGTCGACCCGGGAAACGACGTGGTCGACGGCCTCGGCGGCTTCGTCGGGCGACACGCGTGA is a genomic window of Natrarchaeobaculum aegyptiacum containing:
- a CDS encoding universal stress protein, whose product is MNVLVGLGGTDEAVKTLRQTIDRTQEVGDDLTVAVVERPEAKRSQEEMYEEADELLEDAGVEAELVRLEGDPGSSLVDYAEQGEFDQLVIGGGTLSPMGKIQLGPLTEFVLLNAPTTVKLVR
- a CDS encoding GNAT family N-acetyltransferase, producing MTGPRTYPDEGAGPFPSPPTASEDRDGRTIEIEPITDLADEGLEDVVEMYVEFNPEDRAQGIPPTGESRIRNWLEAIADASVNVVARHDGDVVGHAMLVPDTDDPSSIDDRGDIEWELAIFVLQAYQRAGIGTLLLEGLLGHAAEIGIERVWLTVERWNNPAIALYERVGFEATGTESFEQEMAIRLESA
- a CDS encoding universal stress protein; the encoded protein is MDDSAPFSVDTVLAPVDGTDESVTALEYAVAVADRYDASVHALFVLGRGVIQGMNAGTLEEDDVATDTREFFAGVREIAAAEDVPLVSSVDDGFSPSIKTRHPGNVVLDTADLVDADFIVLPRESTTDASPDVLEQAAEYVLAYASQPVLSV
- a CDS encoding universal stress protein, coding for MFDTVVVATDGSESVKRAVDVALDLAGRFDAEVHALSVVDESEVDASPEQLQDELRTALETTADAALATVEERTGQEVVTAVREGRPAVEICEYVREVDADLVATGTRGRHGENRLLLGSVAERVVRTSPVPVLTVRQLEGASGGTGNGD
- a CDS encoding DHH family phosphoesterase; this encodes MDDELIDSGDLPLARKSVLPGTGFFLPDSLDENRDDELAAAALESADVAVIADTDADGLACVALIREAYDDVQVVPEPDDEDDEDGEEIESDDEADLEVPPVEGEDPLEEPEPTPHSVALLPASPHDVEDALARVAEFGEDGVDLFVCDLAPDRYEYVAEELEAALETASSVAWYDHHQWGDDVAAAVREAGVDLVVGDSEEECSADVVYRSLEYDFSPMYEELATVTRDHDLWLREDPRSDDLADYAYWTDPAEYVEVVREYGVDLPVWVQEFIEERRIEKQALIEQAITRAEFHEVGQYTVGVTYGRCSQNEVAEAMREQGADASVIVKPAGSASIRGTDEFDSCHLVAGKVNGGGHPKAAGCKPDIYDDMLDYANHWVTRGAVTRRVILRAFEEVVEAEQAEAGEEDVEDDAEPLESDAE
- a CDS encoding restriction endonuclease, translated to MALLDELSGYEFEDLMEDVFRRLGYQNVRQSGKSADEGRDILMEEVVDGEPRAVVVECKHTDTVSRPVVQKLHSAVATYDFDGPKRGMVVTTGRFTDPAREYAESLGTRTEGGIELLDGTDLREIGEAIGMDLYNGRIEILCAEALEPTHPTEGRTAPLLETVGEVDNLEPDAISDPETALALEPTVTVSARTSATFETSVGVIHTLDERNDLVVHADRDGPRVASRALQRLVASPSASRVDLESADLEAEFDALERERFDRTETEYREWAVDKLRAIHTTTVHYTGKNNVDYERTCTPNRSDVLVQAIDPVYVPHVRSTLPLGEYEYAYDYYAAGPSRATTRNDLQACVHCDAAGGDRTYTYCANCGSINCDSHVRTERLEGEPVCTGCAVTERFALKTKYFYDEQNLEAFRAEYHEMAIHEKAMENRALAIGAGVVLVLVAVLFVLILLGGVLAVL
- a CDS encoding flavodoxin domain-containing protein, with amino-acid sequence MSTLETDTDTTPNLLVCYASSEGQTERIARRMADVLSSAGAHVTLADVSEPLPSLDVGEFDGVILGASVHAGSHQRSATRFVRANRSALEAVPSAFFSVSLTAAYDDPEDRAPAREVLEEFLESTDWNPDETATIPGALAYSQYSRLKRLLMRFIAGRAGKDTDTSRDYEYTDWEDVERFARSFATQVA
- a CDS encoding L-threonylcarbamoyladenylate synthase; amino-acid sequence: MDDDALERAADAIRAGGLVVYPTETVYGLGADALDSDAVERVFAVKRRDRSKPVSFAVPRFERALEAGYVRASERERAFADEFLPGPVTLLCERQESIPDVLTAGRNRVGVRVPDWEPAIELLERAARPITATSANVSGEPSARQVGDVSETVRDAAVVLDGGETPGTESTVVEVASGEIHRRGALADDIEAWLADRSG
- a CDS encoding four-helix bundle copper-binding protein, with the protein product MALQELEHADDLMDDCMDNCLEAVQVCEWCADACVDEGEEMARCIRLCRDVADVAALHARWMARESGYHRELADLCADLCEECAEECAQHDHDHCQACAEILPKCAETCREMAAS
- a CDS encoding AAA family ATPase, which encodes MTDSRVSPDEAAEAVDHVVSRVDEAVVVDHDVLYPILAAILARGHVLLEDVPGTGKTVTARALAEAMGLEFTRIQFTPDLLPSDVTGSMVYDEHDGEFRFAEGPVFTNVVLADEINRAPPKTQAALLEAMEERQVSVDGTTYDLPEPFVVIATQNPIEQEGTFRLPEAQRDRFSVKTSLGYPDRDGELGLLERRANRRTLAPSVDPIVTPETVQVLQGVTESVTVSEPIREYIVDLARATREDDRLEVGVSPRGVQRVFEAARAAAVIDGREYVAPIDVKRLAGPTMTHRLVATTEATVEGVDPADVVRSALQRVEIPGVADRDEGADRDSPVATRDDDPRGDDPEPTDLERLRAEPVDDPELLPRERDGDVADDSSGWAASPDRESRAADADGTDDRW